A part of Paenibacillus sp. sptzw28 genomic DNA contains:
- a CDS encoding amino acid permease translates to MWIGVTLLVVVCAVMIGLGVKANGGVAAYRRLGTKGDDLAAFGYKQELLRDMGGFSNFAVSFSIISILTGAATLFGFGFNQGGPAVMGIGWPLVTLFVLFVAAGMAELTSAIPTSGAIYHWSSILGGKGWGWFSAWLNMVGQVTVVAGIDYGCAGFASSLLFGEPTKGQLLTVYGVILLSHALLNHVGIKIVAKLNDISAVYHMLGVGIIIGALAYFGPSHDVSYLFDTGFSGVANANTSYWFAFLVGLLQAQWTYTGYDASAHTSEETVDAKVRSPWGVYLSVALSGVFGFLMLAMVTLSIKDPAAVAGAGGSGFIVAIEQAMGGVFGKAILWMVTAAMWFCGLSSVTSISRMIYAFSRDKGLPFSGVWSKVSAKFRTPANAIWVSCCIAFLCGIMDNVYAVVTSLSVISIYCSYGIPIFLKAAAQARGLWRTEDNGPWSLGKWSFPVNMVALLWIFFVTILFVVAPSDVSITANMTLHYATGKVFGAVLVLLVILYIVYVRKHFNGPHLGAYSELRSRVSSPAAPSASLKKETV, encoded by the coding sequence ATGTGGATAGGAGTAACGCTGCTGGTTGTCGTTTGTGCGGTGATGATAGGTTTAGGAGTGAAGGCGAATGGAGGTGTCGCGGCTTACCGCCGGCTAGGCACCAAAGGAGATGATCTCGCCGCTTTCGGCTATAAGCAGGAGCTGCTGCGCGATATGGGGGGATTCTCCAACTTTGCCGTTTCATTCTCGATTATATCCATTCTTACGGGAGCGGCCACACTGTTCGGCTTCGGGTTCAATCAGGGAGGACCGGCTGTGATGGGAATCGGATGGCCGCTTGTAACGCTGTTCGTACTGTTTGTAGCGGCAGGAATGGCTGAGCTGACCTCGGCGATTCCGACATCAGGCGCCATTTATCACTGGTCATCCATTCTTGGAGGAAAGGGCTGGGGATGGTTTTCCGCTTGGCTCAATATGGTCGGACAGGTTACCGTAGTAGCCGGCATCGACTACGGCTGCGCGGGATTCGCCTCATCCTTATTGTTTGGCGAACCGACCAAAGGCCAACTATTGACGGTGTATGGGGTTATTTTGTTAAGTCATGCTCTGCTCAATCACGTCGGTATTAAAATCGTAGCCAAATTGAACGATATCTCCGCAGTGTACCACATGCTCGGAGTCGGAATTATTATCGGCGCGCTGGCCTATTTCGGACCTTCGCATGACGTCAGCTACCTGTTCGATACCGGCTTTTCCGGAGTGGCAAATGCGAATACCTCCTATTGGTTCGCTTTTCTCGTCGGCCTTCTCCAAGCACAGTGGACGTACACCGGGTACGATGCATCCGCCCATACAAGCGAAGAAACCGTCGATGCCAAAGTGCGCTCCCCTTGGGGTGTGTACTTATCCGTTGCGTTATCCGGCGTATTCGGCTTTCTGATGCTTGCCATGGTCACTTTGTCGATTAAAGACCCGGCCGCGGTTGCTGGAGCGGGAGGCAGCGGATTTATCGTTGCGATCGAACAGGCGATGGGCGGTGTGTTCGGCAAAGCGATTCTATGGATGGTCACCGCTGCGATGTGGTTCTGCGGACTCTCGTCGGTCACCTCGATCTCCCGTATGATCTACGCATTCTCCCGCGATAAAGGTCTGCCCTTCTCGGGAGTGTGGAGTAAAGTGTCCGCGAAATTTCGGACGCCGGCCAACGCGATCTGGGTCAGCTGCTGCATCGCCTTTCTGTGCGGAATCATGGATAATGTCTATGCTGTCGTTACCTCGTTAAGCGTCATAAGCATATACTGCTCGTACGGAATACCTATTTTCCTGAAAGCTGCCGCACAAGCCAGAGGGCTCTGGCGGACTGAGGATAACGGACCCTGGTCGCTTGGCAAATGGAGCTTCCCGGTCAATATGGTGGCACTGCTGTGGATCTTTTTTGTCACCATATTATTCGTCGTCGCGCCGAGCGATGTCAGCATTACGGCGAATATGACGCTTCATTATGCAACAGGCAAGGTGTTCGGAGCGGTGCTTGTCCTGCTCGTCATCTTATATATCGTTTACGTCCGGAAGCATTTTAACGGGCCTCATTTGGGGGCGTATTCGGAGCTGAGAAGCCGGGTTTCCAGTCCGGCAGCTCCCTCCGCTTCGCTGAAGAAGGAAACGGTATAA
- the eutC gene encoding ethanolamine ammonia-lyase subunit EutC: protein MNLLNKLQSSTPARIGVSRCGTRPLTGEMLKLRLDHASAVDSVYGEVSGETLDEMGWFSVDTCAEHKDMYLKRPDLGRRLRPESEKELLARCRRSPQVQIVVSDGLSANSIEANIRDIYPALLDSLRLRNIEWGTTFFLRGGRVGCMDHIGELLEPECLVMLIGERPGLVTDQSLSAYMCYKPMKGKTDSDRMVVSNIHKGGTPPMEAGAHIGAMIQSMLRQRSSGIHFVM, encoded by the coding sequence ATGAATCTGCTTAACAAGCTGCAAAGCTCTACACCTGCACGCATCGGCGTTTCCAGGTGCGGCACCCGCCCTCTGACGGGCGAGATGCTGAAGCTTCGCCTGGACCATGCGAGTGCCGTCGATTCGGTGTATGGGGAAGTGAGCGGGGAGACGCTTGATGAAATGGGCTGGTTTAGCGTGGATACATGCGCCGAACACAAAGACATGTATCTGAAGCGGCCGGACTTAGGCCGGAGACTAAGGCCCGAGAGCGAAAAGGAGCTGCTTGCGCGCTGCCGGCGGTCGCCTCAAGTGCAAATCGTCGTGTCCGACGGCTTGAGCGCAAACAGCATCGAGGCCAATATCCGCGATATTTATCCTGCGCTGCTCGATTCGCTTCGCCTGCGCAATATCGAATGGGGCACGACATTTTTCCTGCGCGGAGGAAGAGTGGGCTGTATGGACCATATCGGTGAGCTGCTTGAGCCGGAATGTCTGGTCATGCTGATCGGAGAGCGGCCGGGCTTGGTGACCGACCAATCGTTAAGCGCCTATATGTGCTATAAGCCGATGAAGGGCAAAACCGACTCCGACAGGATGGTCGTCTCCAATATTCATAAAGGAGGCACCCCTCCGATGGAGGCGGGAGCACATATTGGAGCGATGATTCAAAGCATGCTGAGGCAGCGGTCCAGCGGCATTCATTTCGTGATGTAG
- a CDS encoding ethanolamine ammonia-lyase subunit EutB, protein MKLKTAMTGVTYQFKDLAEVLGKASEERSGDQLAGVAAKDLKERIAAKMVLSDLLLSDIRDSPILPAEQDEVSRMIEEGVEESVYGGVKNWSVAELREYILRTETKGADILHVSRGLTSEMIAAAAKLMSNLDLIQAAGKIEVLSRCNTEIGHKGTLASRAQPNHPTDSPEGMKASLYEALSYGIGDAVIGINPVTDNPHNTKELLEATKEVMEEWSIPTQNCVLAHITTQMQAIRQGAPADLIFQSIAGTERGNRAFGISKSMLDEADALVAGQGSALGPNRWYFETGQGSELSSEAHHGIDQLTLEARCYGLARLYKPFLVNTVVGFIGPEYLYDSKQVIRAGLEDHFMGKMHGLPMGVDVCYTNHMQADQNDMDNLSVLLASAGVNFVIGVPMADDCMLNYQSLSYHDIATLREILRLSPAPEFARWMERLGIAEGGTLGKLAGDPTLFARGRSKHESA, encoded by the coding sequence ATGAAGCTGAAGACGGCAATGACGGGCGTAACGTATCAATTTAAAGATTTGGCCGAGGTGTTGGGCAAAGCCAGCGAGGAGCGTTCGGGCGATCAATTGGCCGGGGTCGCCGCGAAGGACCTGAAGGAAAGAATTGCGGCCAAGATGGTGCTCTCCGATCTGCTGCTCTCCGATATTCGGGACTCGCCTATCCTTCCTGCCGAACAAGATGAGGTATCCAGAATGATCGAAGAAGGCGTCGAGGAATCGGTGTACGGAGGCGTGAAGAATTGGTCTGTAGCGGAGCTGAGGGAATATATCCTCCGGACGGAGACGAAGGGCGCCGATATTCTGCATGTTTCCCGGGGGCTTACGAGTGAAATGATCGCTGCGGCCGCCAAATTGATGAGCAATCTGGACCTGATTCAAGCGGCGGGCAAAATCGAGGTGCTCAGCCGGTGCAATACGGAAATCGGCCACAAGGGGACGCTTGCGAGCCGCGCGCAGCCTAACCATCCGACAGACTCGCCCGAAGGGATGAAAGCATCGCTCTATGAAGCATTAAGCTATGGAATCGGCGACGCGGTAATCGGCATTAATCCGGTGACCGACAACCCGCATAATACGAAAGAACTCCTTGAGGCGACGAAGGAAGTCATGGAGGAGTGGAGCATTCCGACGCAAAATTGCGTGCTTGCCCATATTACCACACAAATGCAGGCGATCAGGCAGGGAGCGCCGGCTGACCTTATTTTTCAAAGCATAGCAGGTACGGAACGGGGAAACCGGGCGTTCGGCATCAGCAAGTCGATGCTGGACGAAGCGGACGCCCTGGTTGCCGGACAGGGAAGCGCCCTGGGTCCGAATCGCTGGTATTTCGAAACCGGCCAAGGCTCCGAGCTTTCTTCTGAAGCGCACCATGGAATCGACCAGTTGACCTTGGAAGCGAGATGCTACGGTCTGGCGCGGCTTTACAAGCCATTTCTGGTGAACACGGTCGTGGGCTTCATCGGCCCGGAGTACTTGTACGACAGTAAGCAGGTCATCAGGGCGGGCCTCGAGGATCATTTTATGGGGAAAATGCACGGCCTTCCGATGGGCGTTGATGTCTGCTACACGAATCATATGCAGGCGGACCAGAACGATATGGATAATTTGTCCGTGCTGCTTGCGTCGGCCGGCGTGAATTTTGTCATCGGGGTGCCGATGGCTGATGACTGCATGTTGAATTATCAATCCCTGAGCTACCACGATATTGCAACGTTAAGGGAGATACTGCGGCTCTCTCCGGCTCCCGAATTTGCCCGTTGGATGGAGCGATTGGGCATTGCCGAGGGAGGAACGCTCGGCAAGCTTGCCGGAGATCCGACACTGTTCGCAAGGGGGAGATCGAAGCATGAATCTGCTTAA
- a CDS encoding ethanolamine ammonia-lyase reactivating factor EutA, giving the protein MNTEWITSAGIDVGTSTTKVILSRLKVSEQGNSFSVSHFEIVERELIYESPVYFTPLLSENMIDHPALAALLEKSLFEAGVDREEIRSGAVIITGETANKSNAEQIVHMLAEQAGDFVVAAAGAALEGILAGKGAGADRRSKEAAHTVANIDIGGGTANAALFQGGAPVATVTFHVGGRLIRLSPDGTVLYVSPALQRWLVKKDWKLEEGMTADYSLLEAVTAGMSRAMIRYLAGTDNGEAEWLSLGPLPSKLPIIGEITVSGGVAALMKERRPLTLGETATYGDVGPLLAHAVSDECRAYPWIVADAEQTVRATVIGAGMQSTELSGSTIHADDETLPVRNVPMLKLHLQAEEEWDANLDDLFERGRGLYSLEERAPFGLAFTTEASFTYKQLRRLADSVEKRIGTVFSHRHVAVIACDRDMAKALGQLLSLKCRGKPRVVCIDDVRLDYGDYIDIGEMIAGRAVPVMVKTLLFSGSQTGVES; this is encoded by the coding sequence ATGAACACTGAGTGGATAACCAGCGCGGGAATTGATGTTGGAACAAGCACCACAAAAGTCATATTAAGCAGGCTGAAAGTAAGTGAACAAGGCAATTCTTTTTCGGTATCGCACTTTGAAATCGTTGAGAGGGAGCTGATTTATGAAAGCCCCGTTTATTTCACTCCGCTGCTAAGTGAGAATATGATCGATCACCCGGCCCTCGCTGCGCTGCTGGAGAAGTCTCTGTTCGAGGCCGGGGTTGACCGCGAAGAGATTAGAAGCGGCGCCGTCATTATTACAGGTGAGACCGCCAATAAATCAAATGCCGAACAGATTGTTCATATGCTGGCTGAACAAGCGGGGGATTTCGTAGTAGCTGCCGCCGGGGCGGCTTTGGAAGGTATATTGGCCGGTAAAGGCGCCGGGGCGGACCGGAGATCGAAAGAGGCTGCACATACGGTGGCCAATATCGATATCGGAGGAGGAACGGCGAATGCCGCTTTGTTTCAGGGCGGCGCACCTGTGGCTACAGTGACCTTTCACGTCGGAGGCAGGCTCATTCGGCTGAGCCCGGACGGTACCGTCCTCTATGTATCACCGGCGCTGCAGCGATGGTTGGTCAAGAAAGACTGGAAGCTCGAAGAGGGAATGACCGCCGATTATTCTCTCCTTGAAGCTGTAACGGCAGGAATGTCGAGGGCGATGATTCGTTATCTGGCCGGAACAGATAACGGTGAAGCGGAATGGCTCAGTCTTGGTCCGCTCCCTTCTAAGCTGCCTATAATCGGTGAAATCACGGTATCGGGCGGAGTGGCGGCATTGATGAAAGAGCGGCGGCCGCTCACGTTGGGGGAGACGGCGACTTACGGCGATGTCGGACCCCTGCTGGCCCATGCGGTGTCTGACGAATGCCGGGCGTACCCGTGGATCGTGGCCGATGCCGAGCAAACGGTCAGGGCAACGGTCATCGGTGCGGGTATGCAGAGCACGGAACTTAGCGGTTCGACGATCCATGCCGATGACGAAACTCTGCCGGTGAGAAATGTGCCGATGCTTAAGCTGCATCTTCAGGCGGAGGAGGAGTGGGATGCGAACCTGGATGATTTGTTTGAACGGGGGCGCGGATTATACAGCCTGGAAGAACGTGCCCCGTTCGGGCTTGCTTTTACGACGGAAGCTTCGTTCACCTATAAGCAGCTGCGCCGGCTGGCGGATTCCGTCGAGAAGCGGATAGGGACTGTTTTCTCTCACCGGCACGTTGCGGTAATTGCATGCGACCGGGACATGGCGAAGGCGCTGGGTCAGCTTCTTTCTTTGAAATGCCGCGGCAAGCCGCGCGTTGTATGTATCGACGATGTCCGTCTCGATTACGGGGACTATATTGATATCGGAGAAATGATCGCCGGGCGCGCGGTGCCGGTGATGGTCAAAACGCTGCTCTTCTCCGGCAGCCAAACGGGGGTGGAATCATGA
- a CDS encoding ANTAR domain-containing response regulator, whose protein sequence is MHPCKVVIVDDEPITRLDVKEMLLHEGFQVVGEGRNGEEAIQLVHMWQPDLVVMDIKMPHMDGIKAARILRNYASCAVLLLTAFSQKDLVDQAIDAGVIAYLVKPVTEENFIPAVRVALQQHRRYRSLQSDLTAETRKLEDRKVIETAKGNVMERLNCSEREAYKWLQRQSMAQGIPIAELAKQYLPNTSK, encoded by the coding sequence ATGCATCCCTGTAAAGTTGTCATTGTGGACGATGAGCCGATTACCCGTTTAGATGTGAAGGAGATGCTGCTTCACGAAGGCTTCCAAGTGGTTGGCGAAGGCAGGAACGGAGAAGAAGCCATTCAACTGGTTCATATGTGGCAGCCCGACCTTGTCGTCATGGATATCAAGATGCCGCATATGGATGGGATTAAGGCGGCGCGCATATTGCGCAATTATGCCTCATGCGCGGTGCTGCTTCTCACGGCATTCAGCCAGAAAGATCTGGTCGATCAAGCGATTGACGCCGGCGTGATCGCTTATCTGGTTAAGCCCGTTACGGAAGAAAACTTTATACCCGCCGTTCGCGTGGCCCTTCAGCAGCACCGCAGGTACCGCTCGCTGCAATCGGATCTGACAGCCGAAACAAGGAAATTGGAAGACAGAAAGGTGATCGAAACCGCCAAAGGCAACGTTATGGAGCGATTGAACTGCAGCGAGCGCGAAGCGTATAAATGGCTGCAGCGCCAAAGCATGGCTCAAGGAATACCGATTGCGGAGTTAGCCAAACAATACTTGCCTAATACAAGTAAATAG
- a CDS encoding sensor histidine kinase, whose product MEIWNHVTQYLTDSDIQYLQRFAQYLPYIADICQADVFIDCAASADLETALVVAEAFPSTARSLYRKSVVGELAYAVNEPGVIACLKAGHPVLGSRGISQEFVEMEQNVTPIKNQSGSTIGALIVERDISANVRQEKHVELLRETTEQLGSALMQSALSEAQLPSLIQEGMLLFDAGGTISYANELAARMLEGSGINGSIVGLPANEFYFAALMSEVLGHGGIRTEKWDSGQICIQLKAVALMKEGRTAGGMLLMRDISELKQKEKKLLLQSAVIKEIHHRVKNNLQMISSLLNLQSRRLEQPEMKAVFRESISRIGSISLVHEMLAREGLDEMDAAEMLERMASLFISSMSRPGQNIAVSVRADSLTLKSDQATHLSLIVNELIQNSFNHAFAHCSEGAVEISLRASRNEAVLLFRDTGRGLHTEDVNRNNGQLGMQILRTLVEEGLQGIVRFSDEENKGFQTRIVFPLGSGGEADASL is encoded by the coding sequence ATGGAGATTTGGAATCACGTAACGCAGTATTTAACGGATAGCGATATACAATATCTTCAGCGGTTTGCGCAGTATTTGCCTTACATCGCCGACATCTGTCAGGCGGATGTATTTATTGATTGCGCCGCATCAGCCGATCTGGAGACAGCCTTGGTCGTCGCAGAAGCTTTTCCGTCGACCGCACGCTCATTATACCGGAAATCTGTGGTCGGCGAACTGGCTTATGCAGTGAACGAGCCGGGGGTAATAGCATGTTTGAAGGCGGGACATCCCGTCTTGGGTTCAAGAGGAATTTCTCAAGAGTTTGTCGAGATGGAGCAGAATGTAACCCCGATCAAAAACCAATCGGGAAGTACGATCGGCGCCCTTATTGTTGAAAGGGACATATCGGCAAATGTCAGGCAGGAGAAACACGTAGAACTGCTGAGGGAGACCACGGAGCAACTGGGCTCCGCATTGATGCAGTCCGCTCTTTCCGAGGCGCAGCTCCCATCCTTGATACAGGAAGGGATGCTTCTGTTCGATGCCGGCGGAACTATCAGTTATGCCAATGAATTGGCCGCTCGGATGCTCGAGGGGAGCGGTATAAACGGCAGCATTGTAGGCTTGCCCGCGAATGAGTTTTATTTTGCAGCGTTAATGTCGGAAGTGCTGGGGCATGGGGGCATACGGACTGAAAAGTGGGACTCGGGGCAAATTTGCATCCAGCTCAAGGCTGTAGCTCTCATGAAGGAAGGAAGAACGGCAGGCGGGATGCTGCTCATGAGGGATATCTCTGAGCTGAAGCAGAAGGAGAAGAAGCTGCTTCTTCAGTCGGCCGTCATTAAAGAGATTCATCACCGGGTTAAAAATAATTTGCAAATGATATCCAGCCTGTTGAACCTCCAATCGAGAAGACTCGAGCAGCCTGAAATGAAAGCAGTGTTCCGCGAAAGCATCAGCCGCATCGGCAGTATATCTTTGGTGCATGAAATGTTGGCCCGGGAAGGTCTGGATGAGATGGACGCAGCGGAGATGCTGGAACGGATGGCGTCGCTATTCATCTCAAGCATGTCCAGACCCGGGCAAAACATAGCCGTTTCCGTGCGCGCCGATTCGCTGACGCTTAAATCCGACCAAGCTACGCACCTTTCGCTAATTGTCAACGAGCTGATTCAGAACAGCTTCAATCATGCCTTTGCCCATTGCAGCGAGGGTGCTGTTGAAATCAGTCTGAGAGCCAGCCGCAATGAGGCCGTACTATTGTTCAGGGATACCGGCCGCGGTTTACATACCGAGGATGTTAACCGGAATAACGGACAATTGGGAATGCAAATTTTGCGTACGCTCGTGGAAGAAGGGCTGCAGGGCATTGTCCGTTTCTCGGACGAAGAGAATAAAGGCTTTCAAACGAGAATCGTTTTTCCGCTTGGGTCGGGAGGAGAGGCGGATGCATCCCTGTAA
- a CDS encoding VOC family protein, with amino-acid sequence MTSPVKNKIGSVFIPVKDIEKARSWYCRLLGLPPDCEIMNGHLCPLPMEGAGVILDTMPGWGGKEPGGAPPITTPAFMFLTGDLQASFDFAKDIGVELVTEIESNHWFVVKDPDGNLIMICRE; translated from the coding sequence ATGACGAGTCCTGTTAAAAACAAAATTGGAAGCGTTTTTATCCCTGTAAAGGATATTGAGAAAGCCCGAAGCTGGTACTGCAGACTGCTGGGGCTTCCGCCGGATTGTGAGATTATGAACGGTCACTTATGTCCCCTGCCGATGGAAGGCGCCGGGGTTATATTGGACACGATGCCGGGGTGGGGAGGCAAAGAACCGGGCGGAGCGCCGCCGATTACAACCCCGGCGTTCATGTTTCTGACCGGCGATCTCCAGGCGTCGTTTGATTTTGCCAAGGATATCGGAGTGGAGCTGGTTACGGAGATTGAGTCCAACCACTGGTTTGTCGTCAAAGATCCTGACGGTAATCTGATCATGATTTGTCGAGAATAA